ACAAGATACCACGCTACCTCAAGATAAAATCATTCTCTCAATTGATACTTATAGATCGATTGTGGCAAAAAAAGCTATTGAAGCAGGTGTGGATATCATCAATGATATTTCTGGAGGTACTTTTGATCCAGATATGTTTAGTGTAGTAAGTAAATATGCAAACATTGCTTATATTCTATCTCATATCCGTGGCGATATCAATACGATGAATAAAATGTCTAATTACTCTAATAcgtcatcattatcatcctCATCATCAAAAGTAAAAGATAATACAATGAaggaatatttatttgataagaAATCTTCCAGCCATGACTTCATTAAAACCATAGGCTATGAAATGTCAAAATTTTACCATGAAGCCATCGGAGTTCATAAGTTAAGACGTTGgcaaataattcttgaCCCAGGTCTAGGCTTTGCTAAGAATGGCCAAGTCAACGTTCAACTAATCAGACAAACTCATGCTCTCAAACATTACTCTAGAGGGAACTTACAagaattcatcaatttccGCAATCTTCCCATTCTTTTAGGTCCCTCTCGTAAGAAATTTATCGGTCACATTATTCAAGAAGATGATGCCAAGAAGAGAGATTTTGCAACTGGGACTGTTGTTTCTGCCTGTATAGGATTTGGCGCAGATATAGTACGGATTCATAATGTTCGCGATAACTCACAGGGTATTAAAATGGCCGATGCTCTATATAAAgagttttgaaaaaaattcttgaaataACCTTGAAAGATTTCTGGAAACAGGCAAGGTTAGCTAAATAGATATTTGTATTTacctatatatatatatatatattaatatatacatatttattgatataCAAAGGCATATATAGTTAATAGATGTATTCATTAGAGTAGGTACCCTTTTTGGGAAACAGCTCAAAGGGTTGGTTATTAAACAGGTTAGAAAAGTTTATTTAGCCGGGATATCTTAAACAAGTTAAAATACATTAGATATTTGAATAGTTAGGTAGTTAGTTAATTAGATATAGAAGGGTCTACATGGTGCAGGACAAGGGGCCTACACGGCATACACCGACGTTATATAGATAGTTACAGCAACACCCCACTAGTCCTTACTTGGACAGTCTCTAGAGATATGACCAGACTCACCACAAGCGTAACACACTCTGTCGTTAGAAGCACCACCAGACATACCGCTTGCAGGACAGTCACGAGCCAAGTGGCCAAACTTACCACAAGAGTAACATTTGGATTCGCTTTGCAAACAGTCACGGGCCATATGGTTTGGTCCACCACATTTGTAGCAGGAGACACGGGAACCACCAGCACCCCCACGGTTATTGTGGAATCTACCACCACGTCTACCGTTGGAGTTACCAGAAGGACAGTCACGGGACATATGGCCAGTTTCCCCACACGAGTAACAACGTTGAGCAGTACATTCAGAACGGACATGACCAGTTTCACCACAAGCGTAACACTGTTTAAATTCAGCAGTTCTTTCCATGGTACATTCGGATTGTAAATGACCTGGTTGGTTACAGTTATAACATAATTTCTCACTTTCACAGTCGTCAGCTAGATGACCTATCTTCCCACACACGTAACAAGCTTTTTGAGAGTTCATTGTTTCTTTCTTCGGAGATCTTTACCTTACTACCTTTTTGTATAAGTATATAAATCGATCTTGAAACTCATTAGGGCTTCTtcttaattcattaaatttcttaattaAAGCCATTACTATCAATTTTGCAAAGTAATTAATTGCTTAATTGAAACGAGCGccaattggaaaaaaaaatgccgGAATTACCCGGCTTATTCGTGTGGGGTCACTCCACACGAATAAAGGTCtctaattattaaattaattgcaCAATACTGTCATTACTGTTAAATCCATTGtttatgaatatttatattggTATAATATATAGATGTTACAATTGGTTATGCCTGTCAACGCCAACATCGACTACCGTACTTTTCATGATCAAGTTTTAGACGCTTCAATTCGTCTATCTCAGATTGTTCCTCCCATCGTTCTAAAGGGTCTGTGTCTGCCACTATAGAACCAAATTCGATAGTATCTTCAAACAATGTATATGCATCATCGAGAAGATCCATCTCgtccttttttttattcttggCATAgtgtatatttttcttattcaGAAATACTTCTTCAAGACacaaatgaattaataCCTCTGGGGCCAACACGTAACGAGAATAGTCAACCACCCCCCACCATTTCACTACCGGTGAGCCACACCGAAGCAGGTCTTGACGTAGTTCTTCTGCTATTAAATCGCCTACCCTCAATTGTCTCTTGACACCATAAAAACCAGCTTGGAATTTGGTCATATCAATGCTGGTAAATTCTTCATGAGTTAAAGAGACACgtttagaatttttaaatacatTGATAGCATCACCATAATATTTACTACCACGCTTCCTAtctataatttcttttgccacatatatatatggttctactttttcaattaaatcatcaaGGAAAAGAACTGGCGGTAGCTGATATAAGGCACCGTTTCTTTTACGTATGAGTAACTTCTGGACATAGGTTTCCCTAGCTGCTTCTTCAACAGCTTCCTCAGCAGCTTGTTCAAATCGTAATGATGATCTACCTGGAGAAGATGCCAGCTccctttctttttcttttgccTCTtgttcttcatcttcacaTTGATTAATCTTGGCATTTAATGATATCCAAGTAGATATAGTTTCTGTAAGTTCTTTTGTGGTGgatttttctctttttaattcacatattttttcatcatttatattttgagtCAATACaacttcattattatttttggaaCGATTCTTAGTTGTTTTGTGTCTTTTTCGTGGTGAAGATGGGATAGACTCTATAATTCCTCTTTCTTCCAATTCTTGCATCACAGAACTATCCAAATCGCTTAACTCGATGCTGGCACCAGCATCTAATTGTGAGCTAGGTATACTAATTCTATTGGCATTATTCTTAATAGTGTTATCATTAAAACGATTAGAAGTCCATCTATTAACCATTATatcgttattattatcatcatcatcattaccAGAAAAAGTATTATCACTTAAAGGTTCATCACTCCTACTACGTGAATATGTACGTTTCATTATTTTAGCATTAATATCTGTATTGTTATAAAAtgtttgatatatttttgatttccTCGCCATAtacattatatttaataatttttttcttttagttctattttttttttttttttttattttattaaaagttcAAATGCAAAATTCACAgtataatacaaaattaatattaatgatcGTTCAAGTAATGTTTTAGTGTTATTTAACGtagatttttttgttttgttatatatatatatatatatttattttatctttgATGTCATTTAACATATAATGATGagattgaaaatttcaatcttttaaatcgcgaatgaagaaattatattatatttaaagaatgcttaatgataaattaagaagaaagattcatccaaaagtttatttttgaaactttAATTGTTATTAACATATATACTACGTTATAGCTTACCTAAAAAAATGACTGATCTTTTACAGAAATCAATTCTAACAAGTGAAGATTTACTTACGCAAGCGTGTAAAGAAGCTATTGACTCTTTCAAAAACTCAAGAAACCAAGAAGATATAGCAGATGAAAGATTAACTCAAATATTATCCAGATCCAGGTCTAGATTTTCAGGTCCAATTCCTGGAGCAGAAACTGTTTCACTGAGATTTCATCCTTCAGGTAGAAATTTGGCTTATAGTAGAATGGATGGTTCTGTAACCGCTTGGTCCcttgatgaaaaatttaatttgaaaaataagatATACGTCTCAGATATTGTTGGTagtgataaattaattacaTCTATATCATGGAATCCCAATGAATTGAATCAATTCATCACAGCAGGTAATACATCGGAACTTATTATATGGTCAGTAGattattcaaacaattctataaataaattgaaaacaaTGAATTTGCATAATAGagtgaaaataaataattgtatGTTTGATCCTACTGGAAAATGGCTAATTGCAGCCACAAAGTCAGgtcaattaaatttatttgaagtagatcaagattttaaattaatatctgGAATTAATGTTTCTGAATTTGCTAATATTAAATCACTACGATCAATAATATGGAATAATTctggaaaatatttattcataGGTTCTAAATGTGGtttgttattaattttaaaattagacCCAGTTTCCAAAGAATTCTCTTTAGTTTCTAAAATGATGGCTCATTGTTCGTCTATTTCTACTTTATCTATCGATCCTCTTGGTCGATATTTGGTATCAGGCAGTGAAGATGGATCATGTGTAGTATGGGATTTGGAGAGTTTAACGTGTAAATTTCACATTAATGATCTAGGCGATGGAATTATATCATTAGATATTGATTCATTGGGCAAAATTATTGGTATCGTTACAGaacataataaaatattattttatgaattaaataCTGGTAAGAGCTTGGATGAGATTGATTTAGCATCTATAGAATCAGATGTTatattaaagttttatCCACACAtgttaaaatttataacaTCTGGAAAAAATGACACATTAAAGATATACACTTCTACATTAGCTTTTAAGAAACTTACAGGTGATGCTAAGAATCAATTACCAAGCCATCCAAAAGATTCCAGAGATCAAAGATCTTATGGTAATAGAATATCTAAGGATTCAGATAAAGACCGTAGTTCAtatagaagaagaaatgcCAATAATAATCGTTATTCTAGATACAGCAATAGACCAAGATACTGAACTCAGTTAATTCACTTTTAcactattaataattaaaattacatatagttatttatatattaaatggATAAtctgaaaatatatacaagGATGAATGAAAATTACGTTAACGCTACTATTTTTTGACAATAACATTTAGATTGTCCGTAGTATTTGATTATACTTTTGATAGTAAGCAATCAACTTTGTTAAAATAGTCAGTTTTAATATGATTTTTAACTTCATCTTTAGTTAACCATGCAAAATTAGAATATGtatcattttcttgtaAGTCAAACTTACCACCAAGAATATGagatttaatgaaaaacgTAATATCActaccattattattttcatatgCAGCTACAGGTGTTTTTGAAACAGTCCAAgtgttaatatttttaccaCCTAAAGTTCTTAAACCGGTCTCTGCATTTAAATGTAGAAGTGCATCATCTTCTTTCAGTTGGAAAGTTGGGAATTCCCATTCACCTgtcttattttttaaaagcaAGTATAACGTACGActtaattttctttctaAACTTGTTAAATCCCCAGTTTCATCTGCTTTAGTAGTTCTTGGATTTGGAACGACCGGTCtggaaattttttctaatgatTCATTTATATCTTCTTGTTCCTTAGGTAAAATAACATCTTGCTTACTTCTTCTTTCTCTATTTTGTCTGATATCAGGGATACCTTTGGGATACCAAACACCTGGCTGTTTGCTTACTGGATACTTTTGAGCTTTTAAAAACCTTCTTTCAGCCAATGTACCTTTTCTgaagtaaaaataatatgggAATGTCCACATCAACCTTTTTTCTAGTTCAGActgataattataatattttttttcgaaTTCCGTTAAATCTGGAGTTACAATAGGAATTCTTGAAAGTATTAGCCCAGAATTGATAACTTTCGTGTTTTCTTTAGAGGCTACAGAAGCCATAGTTCGTATTCCTGATCTTATCATTCTGTTATACGAGCTTAAGGTCTATTTAATGGCTTTTATGCTTTGTAACAACGCCGTAATGTACAATATTTAGCTCaagtttttatttcatggttatttttttaaatctagTTAACATCTTCAAATCAGCCTTAATTTTTAGTCGGAAAAAAACGGATAAAATCGGAAATATTAGGATATGATAAAAATGTCACatttaaaagtaaaaagtataattaaaaaaaaaaaacgaaattaaaaagagtTACAACGatagaatatattattaaagtaTACATTTCATAGTCTATATAAAATAAGTTAGAAAAAATCCATTTGAAACTGTATCATTTTAAACGAAGAAAAGGAAATCAATATTACAATATAATGGATCGTTAAtgtatagaaaaaaaagaaataatatcaaattatagaattagaaaaacaatataatGCTGTGCAAGTAGAAGAACTATTACAAccaaatttataaatactTTAGATGTGAAAATGCTAGTTTATGCATGCTGATAATACTCAAATTCTTGCAATTATTGGGGCTGTTGTTGATTTAGCATATTCATCaaagaattcaaatgaGCAGTGggatcaaaattattttgaggAGGTATCTGTTGCGGTGGATATTGTGGATATTGTTGGTTGTTAGATTGCGGTAGAGGTGGTTGATTATAACCCATTTGTTGGTTACCATATTCATACTGTTGAGGTTGCACTTGTTGTTGTGGATGACCATACATATCTTCTCCGTTATAACCTGACATCATTGGCTCATTTTGAGAACCTTTGCCAGATTTTGGACCGTTTCTACCTGAATCAGTTGGCATTTTCTGTGAAATAGCCTTTGAAGAAACACCTTCACCGACAATGATATCTGGTTCTTCGAAAACCATACCTGGCTGAAGTGGTTGCCCACTAGTACCACCCCATTGTGCACCCACAGACCACTTTCTATCAACATCAGTTAATCTTGACATTGGAATGATACTATAACCATGTTGATAGTCACAACAATCTCTTGGTCCAAAACCGACACCCCAACGAGTTCTTAATGGCTGGGAACcatctttattaaaattcatCAATACATTTTCAGCTTCACGTCTGGAATACACTTTCACAAATGCATGTTTTCTAACGTTATTTAAGATCAAACTTTGAACTTCAGCATATGGCTTTAAGATATTTGCAATATCCCATTCTTTCATGTTCATTGGGACACCacctaaaaataatgtacGACTTAATACTTTAATATGATCTGGCGGCAGAGTAGGatcaaaagaaattggTTTTTGTCTGTAATGTGAGTTTGATGGGACATTCATTTCATTCGGATAGAAATGGTGGTTGttaatatttggaaaattattacgttgctgttgttgctgttgtgGTTGAGGTGTAGGAATTTGATCGTTATATCCTCCATATTGATTACCTTGGTGTTGATTATGGAATCCAGAATGTTGTTGGCGATCATGATGACTATTACGTCTTCTACCATGTTGAGGAGGTGACCTAGATCTATTTCTTCTAGATGTGAATCTTTCCCGTTCACGATCACGTCTACTACCATATTCAGTAGTGATATGACGAGCAGAACGTTCCGTATCACGGTCACGAGGTGGAGAGGCAATGTTTctcttttgaatttgagaTTTGCTACGAGCATCATCATTCAAACCAGATTTGGTTGACAAATCACCCAATTGATAATGCATTTGATTAagtaattcttttaaagcTTGAGATTGTTCTTGTTCATCATGAGAAAATATAGTAGATGGAACATCAATACGTGGGAAATGATCAGAAGGCTTCAagttatttataatatatttagcTCTTTCTTGTGAACTTTCTGGCAAAGTgtctttatttatttgggTTTCATTATCGttattggaattattaCTAGAGGACGACGGATTAGGAGTAGCCTTCATGTCATCCATAGAAAAGAATTTTGCTCGAACTGCGTTCAAAACACCTTTTTGGAATAAGCCAGCTCTATCCCATATATCTACCAAACTTCTAATCTTTTCTTTGTGTTCAGCAGTAGTATCTGACAAGGCAtcagataataattcttgcaTAGACTCACCTAAAGTATACAAACCATGTGCACAAGACCCCTTCCTGGCATTAACTTTAATATAGTCATCTCTAGCTCTTGCTTCTTCCAAATAAGCTCTACCGATAGAATCAATTATATACAAAGAACCTAATTTATGGGTTTGAGGACAAGTTttggaataatttattattaatggaattaaagtttcttcttctttaacaTGTTCAAGTGCATATGAAgttaatcttttaatacGTGAACCAGAAATACCGGTCcttaaatctttaaatgattCCAAGGTATCTACAAAAGTTTGCTGTGTTTCAGAACTCATATTGTGACGATTAATATTTCGTATGATTGTAAATTCTAAAatgtaatatttgaaattttaaaataaaagtgattaaaaaaatgtaatattttgattatgctgccttttaaaatttcgGTTTAGAATGCGTTAGCAAAGTTAATAACAATGACcagaaggaaaaaaaaaacaaaaagaaaatggaTATAAGTTAAGGATATTTCCAATGGTAAAATATAGCttgtaatttaataaaataaagatagCTGATTACTATTATCTTTTCAAACGTACCTCTTGTcttatgaaatttttacGCTACAAAGATTCGAAAAATAACAGTAATAATACTCAATACACTTAAAAACTACAACAAAGCGATACAATTATCTGTGTTAAGAAtgaattcaaatacaaTGAAAACggttaaaaaataatagggaataaaatttgataCTAAAATGATAACCTGTGTTGTTCTTTTTATGTTCCGTTACTGAGAAAATACGTCCGGTAACTTTACGATATATTTGAACAGtaacttttattttttacttaCTAATATAGTTACaggaaataaaatacaaacgTAAGGACAGTCCGTTATTCTtcacaaaaataaataactataatttaaataagtACTAGATAAAACAGGTTGGTAATACGTTAAAACTTCGcctataataatatactgTTAGGTTTTTATAAACACTGTAATCTGTCTTGTCTGGAATCgtattgtattattattttgttttcttttaaagtGAAGTTTACAAcgaaacaaaaaataaatatcccGAAAAATACGAGTCCCTTTTATACCtttccaaatattaattgaaattaatgaagaatttttggAGGACCGGGTAATGGAAAAGCTCATCGATTTAAAAggttaaaagaattaattatataagaTTCGaacatattttttgtaCAAACTTCTCCAATAATAAGTTTAGATttcatatttgaaattcgAGAATTATTGGAAGATTCACAATTCTGTAATAGACCTGAATGGCATTGTTAAAGATCATCAATTTTTCCTAAATTTAGCTTCTCAGATAAATATGAGTGCGATTTACAAGTTATCGATACAGGGTGTAAGATCTTTTGATTCTAATGAACGTGAGACTATTGAATTTGGAAGTCCCTTAACACTAATAGTGGGATCTAATGGTACTGGGAAAACTACTGTAATAGAATGTTTAAAGTATGCAACGACTGGTGATTTTCCACCAAACAGTAAAGGTGGGGCTTTTGTCCATGATCCAAAGATCATTGGAGAAAAAGATATAAGAGCTCAGGTAAAACTAGCTTTCGTTAGTGCAAACGGTTTGAATATGATTGTTACAAGAAATATGCAATTATTGGTTAAGAGAAGTACACAAACATTTAAGACTTTGGAGGGTCAATTAGTAGCTATCAATAAAGCTGGCGACAGAACTACGCTAAATACGAGATCCACCGACTTAGATGCCCAGGTTCCACAATATATGGGGGTCCCGAAGGCTATTCTTGATTATGTGATATTTTGCCATCAGGAAGATAGCTTATGGCCCCTAAGTGAACCAGCAAACTTGAAAAAGAAGTTTGATGAGATATTCCAAGCAATGAAATTTACGAAGGCGTTAGATTCTTTAAAAGCTATTAAGAAAGATATGAATGTTGacattaaattattaaaacaatcTGTAGAACATTTAAAAGTTGATAAAGATAGAGCCAATGCaatcaaattaaatatttcacgtctacaagaaaaaaatcaagaatATCAAGATCAAGTTAAAGACATTGAagtgaaaataaagaaggTCACTGAAGAGTCTGACATTCTgtttaaatcaaatcaGGATTTTCAAAAAGTCCTTTCCAAACTAGAAAGCTTAAAGAGAATGGAAGAATCAACATCTGAACAGATTGGTAGGTTAAAATCTTCTTTAGAGATTATTCACCTTCCAAAAGAAGAACTACAAAATATGttggataatttttcagaaacattattacaaaatgaAAGGCAAATCGATGAAATTGTTAACCATATTAATAGCTTGAAAACCCAGTCCAATGAAATACAAACAAAATgtaatcaattaattagAAGACAAGGGGAGTTAAAAGCACAGGAAGGTGCTCATGAgcaaaatataatacaaattgaatcattgaaaaaaattatctttgATAACTACGGTTTAGCTGATTCCAATGATAATGCCAAttatgatatatttttgaataccTTGCTAgaatacaaaaataaactaatGGAAAATCTCAACAATATCACAACTACTGGCCATATAGAGGCAGAAAGATATaacaaattattaacaGATATTGCAAAAGAAACTATGGTTGAATCTCATAAACTAGAATAtggtaataatgatattttaaaattggaaGATATACTTCAAaacttaaataataatttggaaaatattaacataACTGAAGTAGAATATGAgagggaaaaaaaagatttgCAAAAGTTTCAAGATAAACTTAAAGATTGGGAAAATACAAACGTAATAGTTGATTTAACTCGTCAAAtcaaagataaaaatatgagcttaattgatattgaaaatgatttgGAAAAGATTCAggatcaaattttaaaaactaATCAAAAAGCAGACTTATTTGCCAAGTTATCCTTTTATAAATCTATCTTGAACgaaaagaacaaaaatttgaattatttaaatgaaaaactCTCCTCGGACCTCAAAGTAAAGTCTTGGGATATTGACTTGGAAAATGAACCTGATTTAaacttcaaaaaattttacatcaatctacaaaaaaatattggcCTAACAACCAGAGATTCAAATAAGCTAACGAAAGCAGTTACAGAAGCCTCCCTAAATTTGAGAAATGCTAGACAGgaatatgaaaattatgaaaaatctATATCAGAGATTACAAAACAATTAGAAGAAACATTACCTGAAGACTGCACTATTGAGGATTATGATGAACTACTAGAGGAAGCTGAGATTTCATATCGAACTTCATTAGAGAATCTGAAAATGCATCAAACAACACTCgcatttaataaaaaggCCTTAGAAGTTGCACAAAATGATGATTGCTGTTATCTTTGTTCCAGGAAGTTTGAAGATGCTACATTTAGAAGTAAAATTCTAGATGAACTAATCCTCAAAACAGATGCTAAGTTTGAGATATCTTTAAAGGAAACCGTTGagaatgaaaaagaatatttagaGATACTGAGATCGcttgaaaaagatattttatccttaaaaatttcaaagacAAAGTATaatgatataaatatttctttaactAAGCTAGAAACAGAAGAAAATGAGGCTAAGAAGAAATTAGATGATTTTGAGAAATCACTCACTGATCTAAAATCTGAAAGAGATTATGCGGAAAATACAATTCGTCCAATAATTGAATCCAAATTAAGATtacaaaatgaaattaagcGATCAGAGCATGATGTCAGTCAAATAAGTGAtgaattaatgatttatgGGACATCATCCGGTAATGTACAAACAGTTGATGAActaaaagaaaatcaaaGACTGAAAAATGAACAACTAAAGAAtacaagaaaagaaattaacaGTCttcaagaagaaaaagaaactaaAACATCTGAATATTCTAATCTATTAAACTTAATTAAGGACCGTACCTACAAAATTGATTCAATAGAAAAGCATATTTCACAAAAGGAAAGAATCCTagaagatattaataagaaagagaaagataagcaaaatattaaattatctatGGAAAAAGCTAAAGCagctttaaaaaatttaaaagaaagaaaaaaagctACTGAGGAAAAAAGTTTATCAATAACTTccaataatgaaaataagaTTAAACAAATGcaagatgaattaaattcattaactCGTTATgttgataaattttctgATTTAGCTAAACAAATATCCATTTTCACCTCGTCGAAGGATGAAATGAAACATTGCACCGATGAATTAAGAGAGTATCAAGCACAGTTAGAAAACCTCTCTAAAGATATAGATATTCGCAGTGCTGATTTGGATCGTAAAAAGCAAACGttaaatgattcaaataatgagagaaaaaatctaaaacaaaatattgaattactTAATTTACAGTTTGATATCAATACTATCAGGCGAGAGATAAACGAATTGAATTTACAAAATGCAGAGGCTGAAAGAGATAAATATCAACAGGAATCTGCAAGATTAAGGTCTTTATTTGAACAATTAAGTGCTGAAAATGCTGGTAAAATTGGAGAAATGaaacaattacaaaatcaaataacGACTTTATCGCAGCAGTTAAGAGTTGATTACAAACAtgttaatgataaatatcACACTGAATGGGTTCAATTAAAAACCaaattatttgtaaatgatgatattgatacATATTCTTTAGCTTTAGATACAGCTATTATGAAATACCATAGTTTGAAAATGGAAGACATTAATACAacaattgatgaattatgGAAAAGAACATACAGTGGTACAGATGTTGACTCTATTAAGATTCGATCTGATGAAGTGAAGAGCACTCAAAAGGGTAAGTCGTATAATTACAGAGTTGTTATGTACAAGCAGGATGCCGAGTTAGATATGCGTGGTAGATGTTCTGCAGGCCAAAAGGTTCTGGcatcaattattataagaCTCGCATTGTCGGAAACTTTTGGTATTAATTGTGGTGTCATCGCTTTGGATGAACCTACAACTAATTTAGATGAGGAAAATATCGAAAGTTTAGCAAGATCATTACATAACATCATTCAAATAcgaaaaaatcaaaaaaaattttacacGTTAATAGTAATCACCCATGAtgagaaatttttgaagCACATGGATGCAGCCCAATTTACtgatcatttttttaaaatcaagCGAGATGCAAGACAGAAATCTTTAATCGAATGGGTTGATATCAACAAAGTTGTTGATGAGtaatcataatattttctgtaa
This genomic stretch from Henningerozyma blattae CBS 6284 chromosome 1, complete genome harbors:
- the RAD50 gene encoding MRX complex DNA-binding subunit (similar to Saccharomyces cerevisiae RAD50 (YNL250W); ancestral locus Anc_1.110), which translates into the protein MSAIYKLSIQGVRSFDSNERETIEFGSPLTLIVGSNGTGKTTVIECLKYATTGDFPPNSKGGAFVHDPKIIGEKDIRAQVKLAFVSANGLNMIVTRNMQLLVKRSTQTFKTLEGQLVAINKAGDRTTLNTRSTDLDAQVPQYMGVPKAILDYVIFCHQEDSLWPLSEPANLKKKFDEIFQAMKFTKALDSLKAIKKDMNVDIKLLKQSVEHLKVDKDRANAIKLNISRLQEKNQEYQDQVKDIEVKIKKVTEESDILFKSNQDFQKVLSKLESLKRMEESTSEQIGRLKSSLEIIHLPKEELQNMLDNFSETLLQNERQIDEIVNHINSLKTQSNEIQTKCNQLIRRQGELKAQEGAHEQNIIQIESLKKIIFDNYGLADSNDNANYDIFLNTLLEYKNKLMENLNNITTTGHIEAERYNKLLTDIAKETMVESHKLEYGNNDILKLEDILQNLNNNLENINITEVEYEREKKDLQKFQDKLKDWENTNVIVDLTRQIKDKNMSLIDIENDLEKIQDQILKTNQKADLFAKLSFYKSILNEKNKNLNYLNEKLSSDLKVKSWDIDLENEPDLNFKKFYINLQKNIGLTTRDSNKLTKAVTEASLNLRNARQEYENYEKSISEITKQLEETLPEDCTIEDYDELLEEAEISYRTSLENLKMHQTTLAFNKKALEVAQNDDCCYLCSRKFEDATFRSKILDELILKTDAKFEISLKETVENEKEYLEILRSLEKDILSLKISKTKYNDINISLTKLETEENEAKKKLDDFEKSLTDLKSERDYAENTIRPIIESKLRLQNEIKRSEHDVSQISDELMIYGTSSGNVQTVDELKENQRLKNEQLKNTRKEINSLQEEKETKTSEYSNLLNLIKDRTYKIDSIEKHISQKERILEDINKKEKDKQNIKLSMEKAKAALKNLKERKKATEEKSLSITSNNENKIKQMQDELNSLTRYVDKFSDLAKQISIFTSSKDEMKHCTDELREYQAQLENLSKDIDIRSADLDRKKQTLNDSNNERKNLKQNIELLNLQFDINTIRREINELNLQNAEAERDKYQQESARLRSLFEQLSAENAGKIGEMKQLQNQITTLSQQLRVDYKHVNDKYHTEWVQLKTKLFVNDDIDTYSLALDTAIMKYHSLKMEDINTTIDELWKRTYSGTDVDSIKIRSDEVKSTQKGKSYNYRVVMYKQDAELDMRGRCSAGQKVLASIIIRLALSETFGINCGVIALDEPTTNLDEENIESLARSLHNIIQIRKNQKKFYTLIVITHDEKFLKHMDAAQFTDHFFKIKRDARQKSLIEWVDINKVVDE